ACGTCGTAGCCCTCGAACTCTCCCGTGATGTAGGGGTGTTCGGCGTACTCGGCCCGGCCGTCGGGCAGGACCGCACGGCCGATCGCAAGCCCGAGGGACTCGAGGTCCTCGCGTGGCAGGTCGGGGGGAAAGCGCACGAAGAGGTCGATGTCCTGATCGCCGGGCAACCACGTTCCACGAGCGGTCGAGCCGACCCGGACGAGATCGGTTTCGGCGGGACAGTCGGCGGTCGCGGACTCGGCGCGGGCGAGGAGTCGGTCGGCCGCCCGCGAGAGGTGTCGGCGTTCCTCGCGCGAGGGGGTCGTCCGCTCGCGGACCGCGGCGAGAACGGTAGCGAGGACGTCGGTCATGGACGGAGGTTCCGCCGGAACGGGCGAAAGGGTATCGATGGGACGACGGCAAAACGAAAGCCCTATTTGACGAGTGCAGTTAGATGGGAGTGAAGCCGCCGTAGCTCAGTTGGTAGAGCACCTGGTTGTTACCCAGGTTGTCCCAGGTTCGAGTCCTGGCGGCGGCGTGAATTCCTGTAGACAGTTACTCCCCATGGGAATCGGCGAGTTCCCGCGACGGTGGATTCTCCGCGACCGGCACGGGCCACCGACCGAACTGGCGGACACTCGGCGACGCCCGGATCCGCGAACGAACCGACTGTACGGTGGTCGCAGTCGAGCGGGACGGGACCGTCCTCACCGATACCGGTCCGGAGTTCCGTCTGCACTCGGGCGACGAACTGGTCATCGCCGGCACCGACGACGGGACGAACCGATTCGTTCGGCCCTTCCCCTGAGTCGCCGGCGCGACATCCGGCAGAATTTTGGTCGACGATTCAGTACCACCGGGATGAGGGCCCGTATCTCAGTCTGGTTAGAGAGGTCGGCTCATAACCGACTCGTCCTTGGTTCAAATCCGAGCGGGCCCATCGATTCTCCGAGGAGCGGGCGAGCGGATTGATAGTATTCAACTGATATAAACGGTACTGGACCGGCCGGGAACCCCGGACGATCCAACGCGCCTGCTCGCGCCGTCGGCCCCGCCGTCTGCCGGTCGGGGAAAGATACGACCGCCCGAACGGTTGAGGTATATCTATTTCGAGTGATAAGTCAGAGTTATATCAATTGGGGTTGAACGGGTGATGGGGGAAAGACAGATGTCGATCAGTACGCTGCTGGAGACGGTAGCACTGGCTGTGGTTGGGGGTGTAGGGATCTACCTGCTCGTCGCGTTCGCCGTCGGGTTCCTCATCGAGTACCGACGGCGCGACCGGTCGCGATCGGAATCGGACCCGCGGCCCGAGGACGACTACTGGGCGTAGGCGGCGTCGGGTCCGGGTGAGGGCCGGCCCGTCACTCGTGGGTGAACAAGAACAGGCGGCCGTCCTCGTTGGTCACCGTACAGAGATTCATCACCTTTCCCAACGAGAGGCTCGTCTCCGGACGTTTACAGACCACGAGGTAGTCGAAGGACTCCTCGCAGACCGGGCACGCGATCGATGTGGTGTTCTGATAGCTCGCGGTCATCTCGTTTTCCTCGCGCGGCGTCAGGTAGCTCTTCATCTCGTCGATGTTCTCGACGCTGGCCATGAGAGGGAGAGGCAGGTGTGGAATGATAAAGGTACGTTTCAGGCGAGGCGCTCCGACGGAAGAGAACGTCCAAAGGACGGCTCCGGCCCATCACGACGAACGCTCGGTTACTGTGTGGCCGTCCGTTGAGGGGCGATATCGGAGGACGTGACCGCCCACGTGCGAAACCGTGCCCGCCCGACGGATCGCCGCCCCGAGTGCGACAACCTCCGGAACGACAGGTATGCACCCTCACTGGCCGACAGGGTCCGAAATCGCGTGAAGGCGACGCGAACCCGTCGCAATCGAGGGTTCAGGGATTCGATAAAATTCTTGGGCTGCAGCGAAGACTACATTACGGATAGACAATCTTAACAGGCGAGAGCGACAATTCCCCGCCGATGACCAGGTCCAATCACGACTGGTGGCCGAACCAGTTGAACATACAGATCCTCGACCAGAACGCTCGCCCGGTCGACCCGATGGGCGAGGAGTTCGATTACGCCGAGGAGTTCGAAAAACTCGACTTCGACGAGGTGAAGGCGGACATCGAGGACGTACTGACGACGTCCCAGGAGTGGTGGCCGGCGGACTACGGCCACTACGGCCCGTTGATGATTCGAATGGCATGGCACAGCGCCGGGACGTACCGCACCACCGACGGCCGTGGTGGCGCTTCCGGGGGCACACAGCGATTCGCGCCGCTCAACAGTTGGCCCGACAACGCGAACCTCGATAAGGCCCGGCGGCTGCTCTGGCCGGTCAAGCAGAAGTACGGCCGCAGTCTCTCGTGGGCCGACCTGATCGTCCTGACCGGGAACGTCGCGCTCGAATCGATGGGCTTCGAGACCTTTGGCTTCGGCGGCGGGCGCGAGGACGAGTTCGAACCCGACGAGGCCGTCGACTGGGGTCCCGAGGACGAGTGGGAGGCCTCCGACCGCTTCGAGGAGGAGGGCGAACTCGAGGGGAACCTCGCCGCTACCGTCATGGGGCTCATCTACGTGAACCCCGAGGGGCCGGACGGCAATCCGGACCCCGATGCGTCGGCGACGAACATCCGCGAGTCGTTCGGCAAGATGGCGATGGAAGACGAGGAGACGGCCGCACTCATCGCGGGCGGACACACGTTCGGGAAGGTCCACGGTGCCGAGAACCCCGACGAGCACGTCGGCCCCGAGCCCGAAGCGGCCCCCATCGATCAGCAGGGCTTCGGTTGGGAGAGCGACCACGGCTCCGGTAAGGGAAGCGACGCGATCACCAGTGGGATCGAGGGTCCGTGGAACGCCACGCCGACGATGTGGGACACGAGCTACCTCGACAACCTCCTCGACCACGAGTGGGAACCCGAACGGGGTCCCGGCGGCGCGTGGCAGTGGACCACGGCGGACGACTCCCTCGATAACACCGCACCAGGCACCGAGGACCCCGACGAGAAGGAGGACGTGATGATGCTGACGACTGATATCGCGCTGAAGCGCGACCCCGAGTACCGCGAGATCATCGAGCGCTTCCAGGAGAACCCCAAGGAGTTTCAGGACGCGTTCGCGAGGGCGTGGTACAAGCTGATCCACCGTGATATGGGCCCACAGTCCCTGCTTTTGGGCCCGGAAGTTCCAGACGAAGAGATGCTGTGGCAGGACCCCCTCCCCGAGGTCGATCACGAACTCGTCGGCGAGGAGGAGATCGCCGAGCTCAAAGACGAAATCCTCGCATCGGATCTCTCCACCTCCGAGCTCGTCAAGACCGCCTGGGCGTCGGCATCGACCTATCGCTACGGCGACAAGCGGGGCGGGGCGAACGGCGCTCGGATCCGGCTTCGACCCCAACGCGAGTGGGACGTAAACGACCCCGAGCAGCTGATGACCGTTCTGGACACCGTAGAGGAGATCCAAGAGGAGTTCAACGGTTCGCGCTCGGACGACGTGCGTGTCTCGCTTGCGGACCTGATCGTGCTTGGCGGCAACGCGGCCATCGAGCAGGCGGCGGCCGAAGCCGGCTACGACATCGAGGTGCCCTTCGAGCCGGGTCGTGTCGACGCCTCCCAGGAACAGACCGACGTCGACTCCTTCGAGGCACTTGAACCGAGAGCCGACGGGTTCCGTAACTACCTCGGGAGCGAGACCGACGACTCGGCCGAGGAGCTGCTGGTCGACAAGGCCGACCTCCTGAACCTCACCGCGCCGGAGACGACGGCGCTGGTCGGCGGGATGCGCGCGCTGAACGCGAACTACGACGACTCAGACCACGGCGTCTTCACGGACCGACCGGGGACGTTGACCAACGACTTCTTCGAGACCGTCCTCTCCATGGACTACGAGTGGGAGGCGGCCGAGGGATCCGAGTCCGAGGACGTCATGGAACGGGAGGAGCCCGGGGACGCCCACGACGTCTACGAGCTACGCGACCGTGAGACGGGCGACGTCGAATGGACGGGTACCCGCGTCGACCTCGTCTTCGGGTCGAACGCCCGGCTCCGAGCCCTTGCGGACGTTTATGCGTCCGCCGACGGCGAGGAGCAGTTCGTCCAGGACTTCGTGGACGCGTGGCACAAGGTGATGACCCTCGACCGCTTCGACCTCAAGTAATCGCGGCCGAGTCTGCGGGATTCTTTTCGGATCGGTGCGATTTCGAGGGACGAACTCTGTATCGAGAAGTGCTAAAACCGTTGCTTCCTACGCCCGTTTGTCACAGGATCGCATAGCAATCCGGTTTGCCAATCGGACTGCTCAGCAGTCCGATGACGTCGAAAAAAACAGTGAGCGCGACGGGAGTCCCGTGAGCGACAGCGAACGGGACGCAGGAGCGTCCGTGAACGAGCGAGGCGGGAGAACGGGCGCGACGGGATTTGAACCCGCGGCATCTTGGTTCGGAACCAAGGACTCTATCCACTGAGCTACGCGCCCTCACTGTGGGATATCCGCGGAAATCGTTTAACCGTTGTGAAGTACGGTCACTCCTCGCCGGCGACCCTCGGCACTGTGGGATCCTCGATCACGGACTCCTTCCAGGTCCCCCGCAGGAACCACGCCCCCGAGAGTACTGCGCCGACGACGTGGCCCATCGTCATCCCGACCCAGATCCCGGTCGGGCCCCATCCGGCACTAAAGGCAAGCAGGTAGACGGCGGGCACGCGCACGCCCCAGAGGTTGAGCCAGGACAGCGCCATCGCGGTCTTGGTGTTGCCGGCGCCGCGGAAGGCTCCGAGAACGACCTGCATCACCCCGATAAAGGCGAACTCCGCGGCGCGGATCCGCAGGTAGTCGGTCGCGAGCGCGATGGTTTCGGCCGCACCGGGGACGTCCTCGCCGAGGAAGACGGCGTTGATCGGGCGGGCGAAGACCACGGCGACTGCTGCGACCCCGAGCATCACGCCACCGCCCGTCCCGGCCGCGAGCCGGACGGCCCGTTCTGCCCGCTCGGGTTTCTGGGCCCCGAGGTTCTGGCCGACGATCGTCTCGGTGGCCTTCGAGAGTCCGAGTGCGGGCAGGAACACGAGCGAGATCAGCCGATTGCCGAGCCCGTAGGCCGCGACGACCGGCGGGGTAAAGGAAGCCACCATTGCGGTCAGGACCACGAGCGCGAGGGCGTTCGCGGACTGCTCCAAGGAGGTCGGCACGCCCAGACGAACGATCTCGCGGACGTTCGCGGGATCGAGGCGCAGGTGCGAGAGCGAGAGGTCGGGGCCGAACGAGGTCCGAAAGAGGACGTAGAAG
The DNA window shown above is from Halalkalicoccus jeotgali B3 and carries:
- a CDS encoding DUF7385 family protein, whose product is MASVENIDEMKSYLTPREENEMTASYQNTTSIACPVCEESFDYLVVCKRPETSLSLGKVMNLCTVTNEDGRLFLFTHE
- the katG gene encoding catalase/peroxidase HPI, which encodes MTRSNHDWWPNQLNIQILDQNARPVDPMGEEFDYAEEFEKLDFDEVKADIEDVLTTSQEWWPADYGHYGPLMIRMAWHSAGTYRTTDGRGGASGGTQRFAPLNSWPDNANLDKARRLLWPVKQKYGRSLSWADLIVLTGNVALESMGFETFGFGGGREDEFEPDEAVDWGPEDEWEASDRFEEEGELEGNLAATVMGLIYVNPEGPDGNPDPDASATNIRESFGKMAMEDEETAALIAGGHTFGKVHGAENPDEHVGPEPEAAPIDQQGFGWESDHGSGKGSDAITSGIEGPWNATPTMWDTSYLDNLLDHEWEPERGPGGAWQWTTADDSLDNTAPGTEDPDEKEDVMMLTTDIALKRDPEYREIIERFQENPKEFQDAFARAWYKLIHRDMGPQSLLLGPEVPDEEMLWQDPLPEVDHELVGEEEIAELKDEILASDLSTSELVKTAWASASTYRYGDKRGGANGARIRLRPQREWDVNDPEQLMTVLDTVEEIQEEFNGSRSDDVRVSLADLIVLGGNAAIEQAAAEAGYDIEVPFEPGRVDASQEQTDVDSFEALEPRADGFRNYLGSETDDSAEELLVDKADLLNLTAPETTALVGGMRALNANYDDSDHGVFTDRPGTLTNDFFETVLSMDYEWEAAEGSESEDVMEREEPGDAHDVYELRDRETGDVEWTGTRVDLVFGSNARLRALADVYASADGEEQFVQDFVDAWHKVMTLDRFDLK
- a CDS encoding MATE family efflux transporter; translation: MADSESTLTSGGLIRPMARLAWPIVVFQVLQVAYNLADTLWLGQLSADAVGAISLAFPLVFLLIAIAAGFTTAGSILVAQYTGAESDESAGLFAGQTLAFVGLLATLLGLIGYFYTAPALSLLPSDPQTTQRVIPLAADYMRVFFLGLPFLFGFYVFEALMRGSGNTRLPMRLMFVSVVLNVAIDPFLIFGFDGNPLFAWLSLSSLEGLLFSLTGFSGYGIEGAALATVFSRGVASALAFYVLFRTSFGPDLSLSHLRLDPANVREIVRLGVPTSLEQSANALALVVLTAMVASFTPPVVAAYGLGNRLISLVFLPALGLSKATETIVGQNLGAQKPERAERAVRLAAGTGGGVMLGVAAVAVVFARPINAVFLGEDVPGAAETIALATDYLRIRAAEFAFIGVMQVVLGAFRGAGNTKTAMALSWLNLWGVRVPAVYLLAFSAGWGPTGIWVGMTMGHVVGAVLSGAWFLRGTWKESVIEDPTVPRVAGEE